Proteins encoded in a region of the Podarcis muralis chromosome 2, rPodMur119.hap1.1, whole genome shotgun sequence genome:
- the LOC114592033 gene encoding E3 ubiquitin-protein ligase TRIM11-like has product MARLRLHERFTENMPLRILSQTRKKVNVTLDPSTAHANLILSQDLKRVRWGCRTQDLPDNPSRFDWEPFVLGQERLASGRHWWEVEVEEATPQALQTSQEPSIRRKGESHPNERQWELKENMEIWAVGAARESVVRKGKVSFNPNGGIWALGKALPDSLRTPLSPYRLTAFTSSERTILSLRYEPRKIRVYLDYEGGRVDFFDADTDDLIFSFPAASFSGERICPFFGVYWGVRLSC; this is encoded by the exons GAAAG TGAACGTGACTCTGGATCCCAGCACAGCGCATGCCAACCTCATCCTCTCCCAAGACCTGAAGAGAGTAAGATGGGGATGCAGGACGCAGGACCTGCCCGACAACCCTTCGCGATTCGACTGGGAGCCCTTTGTGCTGGGCCAAGAGAGGCTCGCTTCGGGAAGACACTGGTGGGAGGTGGAAGTAGAAGAGGCGACGCCGCAGGCCCTGCAGACTTCGCAAGAACCGTCCATCAGGAGGAAAGGAGAGTCTCATCCAAATGAAAGGCAATGGGAGTTGAAAGAAAACATGGAGATCTGGGCAGTGGGAGCTGCCAGAGAGTCCGTTGTGAGGAAAGGAAAGGTCAGTTTCAATCCCAACGGGGGAATCTGGGCTCTCGGCAAGGCCCTGCCAGACTCACTGAGGACGCCATTGTCTCCTTATCGGCTCACGGCGTTTACATCCTCCGAGAGGACCATCTTGAGCTTGAGATACGAGCCCAGGAAGATCCGGGTGTACCTGGATTACGAAGGAGGCCGCGTGGATTTCTTTGACGCTGATACGGATGACTTGATATTCAGTTTCCCTGCAGCCTCGTTCTCCGGGGAGAGGATCTGTCCCTTTTTCGGGGTGTATTGGGGAGTCAGACTGAGCTGCTGA